In the Marinomonas algicola genome, one interval contains:
- a CDS encoding SPOR domain-containing protein encodes MKYHNSSKRVYKNLLILSAISLAACSSTQQVDNSQTKLENEALKKQLDQQKAEWEAVKPDIERLLALEEDFKLLIQSINTSQLSNSPENLGGEVQAAPLVPAPQNVSAVEDILKPENNMDEALTEKPAYVQAQFNMPASSTSKVNRSPTNKANMKSSQYAVQVAAYDNEIQLAKGWLRLQGSFPELMSTVNPIKEKVSVKQKSLWTLKVGPFVSRSAGSRYCSQLKERNQDCFVGLYQGEEL; translated from the coding sequence ATGAAATACCATAATTCATCTAAGCGTGTGTATAAGAATCTGCTTATTTTATCTGCTATTTCCTTGGCGGCATGTTCATCGACGCAACAAGTAGATAACAGCCAAACAAAATTGGAAAATGAAGCGTTAAAGAAGCAGCTTGATCAACAGAAAGCCGAATGGGAAGCGGTAAAGCCAGATATTGAGAGACTATTGGCATTAGAAGAAGACTTTAAACTATTGATTCAAAGTATTAATACCAGTCAATTATCAAACTCGCCAGAAAACTTGGGAGGGGAAGTTCAAGCCGCCCCATTGGTGCCCGCTCCTCAAAACGTCTCGGCTGTTGAAGACATTTTGAAGCCAGAGAATAATATGGATGAGGCTTTGACTGAAAAACCAGCCTATGTTCAAGCGCAATTTAACATGCCTGCTTCGTCAACATCCAAGGTAAACCGTTCTCCTACGAACAAGGCGAATATGAAATCGAGTCAGTATGCTGTTCAAGTGGCGGCCTATGATAATGAAATACAGTTGGCGAAAGGCTGGCTAAGGCTTCAAGGTAGTTTCCCTGAACTGATGTCCACGGTGAATCCTATAAAAGAAAAAGTATCGGTAAAACAGAAAAGCCTATGGACGCTTAAAGTGGGACCCTTTGTTAGTCGGTCAGCCGGAAGCCGCTATTGTTCTCAGTTAAAAGAACGTAACCAAGATTGTTTTGTTGGACTTTATCAGGGTGAAGAACTGTAA
- a CDS encoding YqaA family protein: MLIDYLNMAAVAFISATLMPLGSEVLFMYYLNDPLLSTYLLFLVASIFNTLGSVVNFWLGKYCRKFENRPWFYARLDKLDYAEKCFQKYGCWSLLLCWLPVVGDGISLVAGIFKTPLKIFVPLVFIGKGARYGFLLWGGSVVFT, encoded by the coding sequence GTGTTGATCGATTATTTGAATATGGCCGCTGTTGCGTTTATTTCAGCTACATTAATGCCTCTAGGCTCTGAAGTATTATTTATGTACTACTTAAATGATCCATTACTCTCGACGTATCTGCTGTTTCTTGTTGCCAGTATTTTTAATACTTTGGGATCTGTAGTGAATTTTTGGTTGGGGAAATATTGTCGGAAATTCGAGAATAGACCCTGGTTTTATGCTAGATTAGATAAGCTTGATTATGCAGAAAAGTGTTTTCAGAAGTATGGGTGTTGGAGCTTATTGCTCTGTTGGTTACCTGTTGTTGGCGATGGAATCAGTTTGGTCGCTGGCATTTTTAAAACTCCTCTTAAGATTTTTGTTCCTCTTGTATTTATTGGAAAGGGAGCTCGATACGGATTTCTATTGTGGGGTGGGTCTGTCGTTTTTACATAA
- a CDS encoding glycoside hydrolase family 15 protein, translating into MTSGHQSALDSLYQHIQQVILSRQHPVTGLFPASTSINAHGNYTDAWVRDNVYSIQAIWALYLAYKRNGNPQQRAHELEFSCVKMMRGLLFAMMRQSHKVEAFKYSLHPKDALHAKYDTKTGLEAVADDAWGHLQIDATSFYLLMLAQMTKAGSKLIFTRDETNFIQNLVYYVSRTYRTPDFGIWERGNKVNNGKEEINASSVGMAKAAMEALDGLNLFGEEGPEWAVIHSFADAVTRAGSVLQSLLPKESRSKEVDSALLSIISFPAFAVNDEKLARRTRHEIISKLGGEYGCKRFLLDGHQSVLEDKTRIYYEYDELINFEHIESEWPLFFTYLYIDRLFARDWESANHYRRKLESLMVEKDGQLLLPELYYVPEENILAEKESPGSQKRVPNDNLPLVWAQSLYLVGKMLDEELITPDDIDPLGLHKIQYRRSPVRTSMVVLAQNADVKQKIVNSGVLCQTIEEIAPLKVISSAQLVGTYRQLGESEALGLSGRPNRALNSLSTSQLFFINDEKYLCLSWIQNEDKDYSKVDPKLFIEHICNELKIIKDNWYYPENAVFTVLIDDAITEMKNSDELFEFLRKLQNHELSEYEVIPQSAKNAYKSGSRRSMNISQRRGFSLGTNLEVHQPPWPLSNENASSQFNASEETTESLLATLYNKPSLDDAVTCLLELGDRKALMQTIPSSKPAVTPYSVLNSVYTEALLKENWKQVRQLYSLMVEPTTDLATYIADITVRQRQLVLGDNSHSEIHITQPLHQVEIVDLLRKISATPLSLIINHELISVVGTIIRVYPDYFSGVRTIRLFNLVQLCARQFEPEGEKDAYDVLSDIEPSQIYFALRDILKQKHLQFPKDTSGLDFNKVDFSGAGTQLKDIDWFDWRVEQGMITSLPDSLLSQLWDTLSHANSIVFGDLQSNTSLDCQRTLNSMTKGEDTFALLIESLTYNIHPSWYKSLIFEALHAFIQFCNQHPHSAFDQTVNLPVLVSHATEDFAKQHNLKNSNHSISANLDDFAQLTPNKVNQYLRWAVSKLHNQQKQTEPNN; encoded by the coding sequence ATGACATCGGGACATCAGAGCGCGCTTGATTCTCTTTACCAACATATCCAACAGGTCATTCTTTCTCGTCAGCACCCTGTAACAGGTTTATTTCCTGCGAGCACCAGTATTAACGCTCATGGTAACTACACAGATGCTTGGGTGCGAGACAACGTTTATAGCATTCAAGCTATTTGGGCTCTTTACCTAGCGTATAAAAGAAATGGTAACCCACAACAAAGGGCACATGAACTGGAATTTTCTTGCGTAAAAATGATGCGCGGATTGCTTTTTGCCATGATGAGACAATCTCACAAAGTCGAAGCATTTAAATACAGCCTTCACCCTAAAGATGCACTGCACGCAAAATACGATACCAAAACAGGCTTGGAAGCCGTCGCGGACGATGCTTGGGGCCACCTACAAATAGATGCCACTAGCTTTTACCTATTGATGCTGGCGCAAATGACAAAAGCGGGTAGCAAACTCATTTTTACTCGAGATGAAACAAACTTCATTCAGAACCTTGTGTATTACGTTTCTCGAACCTATAGAACACCTGACTTCGGTATATGGGAGCGAGGCAATAAGGTTAATAACGGTAAAGAAGAGATTAATGCCAGCTCAGTTGGGATGGCAAAAGCGGCAATGGAAGCCTTAGATGGTTTAAACCTATTTGGGGAAGAAGGTCCTGAATGGGCCGTTATTCACTCTTTTGCCGATGCCGTCACTCGTGCAGGCTCCGTTTTACAATCTCTTTTACCAAAAGAATCTCGCTCAAAAGAAGTCGATAGCGCCTTGCTAAGCATTATTAGCTTCCCTGCATTTGCCGTTAATGACGAAAAATTAGCTCGCCGAACCCGCCATGAAATCATCAGCAAATTGGGCGGGGAGTATGGCTGTAAACGCTTCTTATTAGATGGTCATCAATCGGTTCTTGAAGATAAAACACGTATTTATTACGAGTACGATGAGCTGATTAATTTTGAGCACATCGAATCAGAGTGGCCACTGTTCTTTACCTATTTATACATTGATCGTCTGTTTGCCCGCGACTGGGAAAGTGCTAACCATTACAGAAGAAAATTAGAAAGCTTGATGGTAGAAAAAGACGGGCAGCTGTTATTACCCGAACTCTACTACGTTCCAGAAGAGAATATACTGGCAGAAAAAGAAAGTCCTGGATCGCAAAAACGCGTACCCAATGACAACCTGCCTCTGGTCTGGGCTCAAAGCCTTTATTTAGTTGGCAAAATGCTAGACGAAGAGCTAATCACTCCTGACGATATTGACCCTCTAGGCTTACATAAAATTCAATATCGTCGCAGTCCAGTTAGAACCTCTATGGTTGTTCTAGCGCAAAATGCTGACGTAAAGCAGAAAATCGTTAATTCAGGTGTTTTATGTCAAACAATCGAAGAGATCGCACCACTTAAGGTTATTAGCTCCGCTCAACTTGTCGGCACCTATCGTCAACTGGGGGAATCGGAAGCGCTAGGGCTTAGCGGGCGCCCCAATCGAGCACTTAACAGTTTATCAACATCACAACTTTTTTTCATTAATGATGAAAAATACCTGTGTTTGTCTTGGATTCAAAATGAAGACAAAGATTACAGCAAGGTAGACCCAAAACTCTTTATAGAACACATATGCAATGAGTTAAAAATCATTAAAGACAATTGGTATTACCCAGAAAATGCGGTCTTTACGGTGTTAATTGATGACGCAATCACAGAAATGAAAAACAGTGATGAACTATTTGAGTTTTTAAGAAAGCTGCAAAATCATGAATTAAGCGAATATGAAGTTATTCCTCAATCGGCTAAAAATGCCTATAAATCAGGCAGTCGAAGAAGTATGAATATCTCTCAAAGACGAGGTTTTTCCCTAGGGACCAATTTAGAAGTTCACCAGCCACCTTGGCCATTATCAAATGAGAATGCTTCTAGCCAATTCAATGCCTCAGAAGAAACCACCGAGTCACTCCTAGCAACACTTTATAATAAACCGTCCTTAGACGATGCCGTAACCTGCTTACTGGAATTGGGTGACAGAAAAGCGTTAATGCAAACAATACCCTCATCCAAGCCAGCCGTAACCCCTTATAGTGTACTCAACTCTGTTTATACAGAGGCGCTGCTAAAAGAAAATTGGAAACAAGTAAGGCAGCTATATTCACTTATGGTTGAGCCAACAACGGATTTAGCCACCTATATTGCCGATATTACCGTTCGTCAAAGACAACTTGTTTTAGGCGATAATTCTCATTCAGAAATTCACATTACTCAGCCATTACATCAAGTTGAGATCGTCGATCTTCTGAGAAAAATCTCGGCTACGCCTTTATCCTTGATAATCAATCATGAACTTATTTCGGTTGTAGGCACTATAATAAGGGTCTATCCAGATTATTTTTCCGGTGTAAGAACGATTCGACTGTTTAATTTAGTTCAACTTTGTGCAAGGCAGTTTGAACCTGAAGGAGAAAAGGATGCCTATGACGTTCTTTCTGATATTGAACCAAGTCAAATCTACTTTGCTCTACGAGATATTTTAAAACAAAAGCATTTACAATTTCCGAAAGATACGTCAGGGTTAGACTTCAATAAAGTGGATTTCAGCGGCGCCGGCACGCAACTAAAAGACATAGACTGGTTTGATTGGCGTGTAGAACAAGGCATGATAACCAGCTTACCAGACAGCCTCCTCTCTCAACTTTGGGATACATTGAGTCATGCAAATAGTATTGTATTTGGAGATTTACAAAGTAATACGAGCTTAGACTGTCAGAGAACACTGAACTCGATGACAAAAGGGGAAGACACCTTTGCGCTTTTGATTGAATCATTAACCTATAATATTCATCCAAGTTGGTATAAAAGCTTAATTTTTGAAGCGTTACATGCCTTTATACAGTTTTGCAATCAACACCCACATTCGGCTTTTGATCAAACCGTTAATCTTCCTGTTTTAGTCAGTCATGCGACAGAGGATTTTGCAAAGCAACATAATTTAAAAAATTCAAATCATTCGATTAGCGCAAACCTTGATGATTTTGCGCAATTAACACCAAACAAAGTAAATCAGTATTTACGTTGGGCGGTCAGTAAACTGCATAACCAACAAAAGCAGACTGAGCCTAATAATTAG
- the glgB gene encoding 1,4-alpha-glucan branching protein GlgB, translating into MDLLQDLLSARCSDPFGCLGLLPDSSGKGLNLTIWQPGAISVTVLNLADDKVLGEMERIDEAGLFRFSWPRRSKRFHYRIKIIFENHELIRVDPYQFIEATFTDLEHHTANLYKNQGANKVSVKINSKLTIDGTRFVVYAPAARSISVVGDFNAWDGRSHPMSSNGDGLWRLFIPDVGANQAYKYEIRARTGELLPHRTDPYARYIEQYPSFASLTWFDKPYQWQDDEWIRQVNVDHYERPMSIYEVHLGSWRRNENKPLTYLELKDQLVPYVKEMGYTHVELLPITEYPFDGSWGYQPVGLYAVTSRFGTPEEFKALIDAFHMAGIGVIMDWVPAHFPADSHGLGNFDGTSQYEYPDPKKGWHPEWNSHIYDFGKEHVVNYLISNAVYWLEEFHIDGLRVDAVASMLYLDYSREDGEWIPNVDGGNHNYEAIAFLRKLNETVYLNHPRCFTVAEESTAFPGVSKPTYMNGLGFGFKWNMGWMNDSLDYISKDPVYRKHHHGEITFSMVYSFDEQFVLPLSHDEVVHGKGSLITKMPGDSWQKFANLRAYTSFMFTHPGKKLNFMGNEIAQGQEWSHERSIDWHLLEVEQHKGQQTLTRDLNHLYQNEPALQLDHSGHGFEWICHDDGTNSIISFLRKDKTNTEILLVVTNFTPVPHNIYRLGVPVEGEFDVIFNSDAGIYTGSDYPISSKYEVNNEASHSKAFSINMQIPPLATVILKWRPKTSA; encoded by the coding sequence ATGGATCTGTTACAAGACTTATTGAGCGCAAGATGTTCTGACCCTTTTGGATGTCTTGGATTGCTTCCCGACTCATCAGGCAAAGGCCTTAATTTAACAATATGGCAACCTGGTGCGATAAGCGTAACCGTTCTAAACCTTGCTGATGACAAAGTCTTAGGGGAAATGGAAAGGATTGACGAAGCGGGTCTATTTCGTTTTTCTTGGCCGCGTCGCAGCAAACGCTTTCACTACCGTATTAAAATCATTTTTGAAAATCATGAATTAATTCGCGTTGACCCCTATCAATTTATTGAAGCGACCTTCACAGACCTAGAGCATCACACGGCGAATCTATACAAGAATCAGGGTGCAAACAAAGTCAGCGTAAAAATCAATTCAAAATTAACCATTGATGGTACTCGATTTGTTGTTTATGCACCCGCGGCACGTTCTATTAGTGTCGTTGGGGACTTTAACGCATGGGATGGCCGATCTCACCCTATGTCGAGTAATGGAGACGGTTTATGGCGTTTGTTTATTCCAGATGTTGGTGCTAACCAAGCGTATAAGTATGAAATACGCGCCAGGACGGGCGAGTTACTGCCTCATCGGACAGATCCCTATGCTCGTTATATCGAGCAATATCCTTCATTTGCCAGTCTGACGTGGTTTGACAAACCTTACCAGTGGCAAGACGATGAATGGATCAGGCAAGTCAATGTTGACCACTATGAACGCCCAATGAGCATTTATGAAGTCCATTTAGGGTCCTGGCGGCGAAACGAAAATAAGCCATTAACCTATTTAGAGCTAAAGGATCAACTTGTTCCCTACGTAAAAGAAATGGGATACACCCATGTAGAGCTGCTACCTATTACGGAATACCCTTTTGACGGTTCTTGGGGATATCAGCCTGTCGGTCTTTACGCAGTAACGTCTCGATTTGGTACGCCAGAAGAATTTAAAGCATTGATAGATGCGTTTCATATGGCCGGGATTGGCGTCATTATGGATTGGGTACCCGCTCACTTCCCTGCAGACAGTCACGGACTAGGGAATTTTGATGGCACATCTCAATACGAATACCCTGACCCTAAAAAAGGCTGGCATCCTGAATGGAACTCTCATATTTATGATTTTGGCAAAGAACATGTTGTCAATTACTTAATCAGTAATGCGGTGTATTGGCTAGAAGAGTTTCATATAGATGGACTCAGAGTCGATGCGGTTGCCTCTATGCTCTATCTTGATTATTCAAGGGAAGACGGAGAATGGATACCCAATGTCGATGGTGGCAATCATAACTACGAAGCCATTGCCTTCCTAAGAAAACTGAATGAAACCGTTTATCTTAACCATCCTCGTTGTTTCACGGTAGCAGAAGAATCAACTGCGTTTCCTGGCGTATCTAAACCTACGTATATGAATGGACTTGGGTTTGGTTTCAAGTGGAATATGGGATGGATGAATGACAGTCTTGATTATATATCAAAAGATCCTGTGTACAGGAAACACCATCATGGCGAAATCACTTTTAGTATGGTGTATTCTTTTGATGAACAGTTTGTGCTCCCTCTTTCACATGATGAAGTGGTCCATGGGAAAGGTTCATTAATTACAAAAATGCCCGGAGACAGTTGGCAAAAATTTGCTAACCTAAGAGCATACACATCATTTATGTTTACGCACCCTGGGAAAAAACTAAACTTTATGGGTAACGAAATTGCCCAAGGTCAGGAGTGGAGCCATGAACGTTCTATCGATTGGCATTTATTAGAGGTTGAACAACATAAAGGCCAACAAACGTTAACTCGAGACCTAAATCATCTGTACCAGAATGAACCCGCACTGCAACTTGATCATTCCGGACATGGATTCGAATGGATATGCCATGATGATGGCACCAACAGCATTATTTCATTTCTGAGAAAAGATAAAACAAATACGGAAATCCTTTTAGTTGTCACTAATTTCACTCCAGTACCCCATAACATTTACCGTCTAGGTGTGCCTGTTGAGGGGGAATTTGACGTAATATTCAACTCTGATGCGGGCATTTACACTGGCAGTGACTACCCAATCTCATCGAAATATGAAGTCAATAATGAGGCGTCACATAGCAAGGCATTTAGCATTAATATGCAAATCCCCCCTCTTGCGACTGTTATTTTAAAATGGCGCCCAAAGACATCGGCTTAA